One part of the Hippopotamus amphibius kiboko isolate mHipAmp2 chromosome 14, mHipAmp2.hap2, whole genome shotgun sequence genome encodes these proteins:
- the SOHLH2 gene encoding spermatogenesis- and oogenesis-specific basic helix-loop-helix-containing protein 2, which yields MAAAIIGPELGRTAGQAKIDLLLVGDVTIQYLADIVQKFFSDIAEVTITISDVKKAAALADDCTFNMVFLKLTSLPTAEELEAFKLIRFGKKKNTHSLLVFIIPENFKDCISGHGADITLTEPLTMEKMSVVVKYWKTYFSNTVNNEICVKPEEPELPLQESCSEHLGYFSTDLFTCSESLRNDIGFELKAPLSKFEKSKKISLLHSRKERLRRERIKQCCEQLRTLLPYVKGRKNDMASILEATVNYMKHVQEKIPPALMGQIAEVLQSNKRFCKKQQMPIQLSVPGTIMAQRENSVLTSTFSPMRGIRFLANKFLNMYSIPASRAPLEEAVRGQSSSASENTISDMFKTRIPSTALSLNSFHAVRYYSKVVPSCDAAAVTNQNILVHFPTAVPKVSKFLPQHCNSVLDQACTAHPNCLQQFWAY from the exons gcAAAAATAGACCTCTTATTAGTTGGCGATGTCACTATTCAGTACCTGGCTGATATTGTGCAGAAATTCTTTTCAGATATAGCAGAAGTCACCATCACCATTAGTGATGTGAAGAAGGCAGCAGCACTTGCGGATGACTGCACGTTCAACATGGTTTTCCTGAAGTTGACTTCTTTACCGACTGCTGAGGAGCTGGAAGCTTTCAAATTAATTAG atttggcaagaaaaaaaatacacattcgcTACTTGTTTTTATAATCCCTGAGAATTTTAAAG ATTGTATTTCAGGGCATGGAGCTGATATTACTTTAACTGAACCACTGACAATGGAAAAAATGAGTGTGGTGGTAAAATACTGGAAAACGTATTTCTCAAATACTG TTAACAATGAAATTTGTGTGAAGCCTGAAGAACCTGAATTGCCCCTGCAGGAGTCCTGCAGTGAACACCTGGGATATTTTTCTACTGATCTATTTACTTG CTCTGAATCTCTAAGAAATGACATTGGGTTTGAATTAAAGGCTCCGTTGTCAAAATTCgagaaaagcaaaaagatttCTCTTCTTCATTCAAGGAAGGAAAGGCTGAGAAG AGAACGAATCAAGCAGTGCTGTGAGCAGCTGCGTACCCTGTTGCCGTATGTAAAGGGGAGAAAGAATGACATGGCTTCGATTCTCGAGGCAACAGTCAATTACATGAAGCATGTCCAGGAGAAAATCCCTCCAGCCCTCATGGGCCAG aTTGCAGAAGTGCTTCAGAGCAATAAAAGGTTTTGTAAGAAACAACAGATGCCCATCCAGCTATCCGTCCCAGGCACGATCATGGCACAAAG ggAAAACAGTGTGTTGACAAGCACTTTTTCACCTATGAGAGGGATCAGATTCCTGGCTAATAAATTCTTGAACATGTACTCTATTCCTGCCTCCAGGGCCCCCTTGGAGGAGGCTGTGAGAG gtCAGTCCAGCTCTGCGTCGGAGAACACTATTAGTGATATGTTTAAAACCCGAATCCCCAGCACAGCTCTCTCTCTCAATTCCTTTCATGCTGTCAGATACTATTCTAAAGTTGTGCCTTCCTGTGATGCAGCTGCCGTAACAAATCAGAACATTTTGGTGCATTTTCCAACAGCTGTGCCCAAAGTCTCGAAGTTTCTTCCTCAGCATTGCAATTCTGTGCTGGACCAGGCGTGCACAGCACACCCCAACTGTCTG CAACAGTTTTGGGCGTATTAA